A single region of the Sorghum bicolor cultivar BTx623 chromosome 9, Sorghum_bicolor_NCBIv3, whole genome shotgun sequence genome encodes:
- the LOC8083747 gene encoding TATA box-binding protein-associated factor RNA polymerase I subunit B isoform X3 — protein MCMCALLPGENMDYNLGDTSPDPYGGGGGSIHLVCDHCGTSDNYNTDDADDGQFTCRTCSAVHTTQATAADPHYFPVTGSISVRRVATQPTPKLGARTPTPYPRTPQAAPVPAAAAFDDFMELSEPRDFAPGSGTWGEPEDLAARVRWRYVQGLQVILQRQLEVLVERHQVGAFVCAVAGIVWVRWVAASRVFDGIWVHQVLEDHKATGRENCSSSRDNKKHDEVKYESDDDMLLQRKDRRKVEFAFLRSLRMMLPVYSTLAVCFLACHIAREAILPSDIYRWAMEGNIPYVAAFTEVDRFLGNSFQDCPLDARQLFRPVRVIGAWQLEAAAGSIAQKVGLRLPSVNFYAIAHRCLKDLLLPIDRILPHACRIYEWAMPAELWLSSNPARVPTRVCVMAILIVALRLLYNINGQGIWEKICEEGRNTSESHHDTNSSTSRKLEASNSEEFGTRELLCAIAAAYDKINTTHDYSSDLRSYLKYCKEVIFTGITFSDEENHLIEIFWDMYKAREDDNPKDHVKSQSNSVEDIPITNGVKKHYRDGAFVEASSFSASSGHDEMQMLKSEMQDHGFHYMPPRKPRKSDGYLRYRRKRLSGGFVYVAHADYYMLLRAFAKLAEIDIRIMHISVLKLERRLACIEEQIERSLNTLQNFSTATGDELRSVSD, from the exons atgtgtatgtgtgCGCTGCTGCCTG GTGAAAACATGGATTACAACCTTGGTGACACCTCCCCCGATCCCTACGGTGGCGGTGGTGGAAGCATCCACCTAGTGTGTGATCATTGTGGCACCAGTGACAACTACAACACTGACGACGCTGATGATGGCCAATTCACATGCCGTACGTGCTCTGCTGTGCACACCACACAGGCAACTGCTGCTGACCCTCATTACTTCCCTGTCACTGGCAGCATCTCTGTTCGCCGTGTTGCCACCCAGCCCACCCCCAAGCTTGGTGCCCGCACACCCACCCCCTACCCGAGGACCCCTCAGGCTGCTCCTGTGCCTGCTGCTGCCGCTTTCGACGACTTCATGGAGCTGAGTGAGCCGCGGGACTTTGCTCCTGGATCTGGAACgtggggggagcctgaggattTGGCAGCGCGGGTCCGCTGGCGCTATGTACAGGGTCTCCAGGTGATCCTGCAGCGGCAGCTGGAGGTGCTGGTGGAGCGGCACCAGGTAGGCGCGTTTGTGTGTGCTGTCGCTGGCATTGTCTGGGTGCGGTGGGTTGCTGCATCCAGGGTGTTTGACGGAATCTGGGTGCACCAGGTGCTCGAGGACCACAAGGCCACGGGGAGAGAGAATTGTTCTAGCAGCAGAG ACAACAAGAAACATGATGAGGTGAAGTATGAATCGGATGATGATATGTTGCTGCAACGAAAAGACAGGCGCAAGGTGGAGTTTGCCTTTTTGCGCTCGTTGAGGATGATGCTGCCGGTTTACTCAACATTGGCTGTTTGTTTCTTGGCCTGTCATATTGCCCGTGAAGCCATCCTGCCAAGCGACATTTACAGGTGGGCAATGGAGGGGAATATCCCTTATGTGGCTGCATTTACCGAAGTAGACAGGTTCCTTGGGAACTCTTTCCAAGACTGCCCTTTGGATGCAAGGCAGCTGTTCAGGCCAGTGCGAGTTATCGGAGCATGGCAACTGGAAGCTGCAGCTGGATCCATAGCACAAAAAGTAGGCTTGAGGCTTCCTTCAGTTAACTTCTATGCAATTGCTCACCGTTGTTTGAAGGACTTGTTACTGCCTATAGATAGAATCCTCCCCCACGCATGCCGAATTTATGAGTGGGCAATGCCTGCAGAATTATGGTTGTCTAGTAATCCTGCTAGAGTCCCTACACGGGTTTGTGTGATGGCTATCCTAATTGTGGCCCTACGACTTCTTTATAACATCAACGGTCAAGGGATATGGGAG AAGATTTGTGAGGAAGGAAGAAACACAAGTGAATCTCACCATGATACGAATTCATCAACTTCCAGGAAGCTTGAGGCTAGTAACAGTGAGGAGTTTGGCACAAGAGAACTGTTGTGTGCTATTGCAGCTGCCTATGATAAAATCAATACAACACATG ACTACTCAAGTGATCTCCGCTCTTATCTCAAGTACTGCAAGGAAGTTATTTTTACTGGGATTACATTTTCAGATGAAGAGAATCATCTAATAGAGATATTTTGGGATATGTACAAAGCCAGAGAG GATGATAATCCAAAAGATCATGTAAAATCCCAGTCCAATTCTGTTGAAGACATTCCAATTACAAATGGAGTGAAGAAGCACTACCGAGATGGAGCTTTTGTTGAAGCAAGTTCCTTTTCTGCATCTTCAGGTCACGATGAAATGCAAATGCTCAAGTCAGAGATGCAAGATCATGGATTTCATTATATGCCACCTAGGAAACCAAGGAAATCAGATGGTTATCTTCGTTATAGGAGGAAGCGGCTAAGCGGTGGCTTTGTTTATGTTGCACATGCTGATTATTACATGTTGCTACGTGCTTTTGCAAAGCTTGCAGAAATTGATATTCGTATCATGCATATTAGTGTGTTAAAACTTGAGAGGAGACTCGCATGTATTGAGGAGCAAATTGAGAGAAGCTTGAACACCTTACAGAACTTTTCTACTGCAACAGGAGATGAGCTAAGATCTGTATCTGACTGA